In Panthera uncia isolate 11264 chromosome B4, Puncia_PCG_1.0, whole genome shotgun sequence, one genomic interval encodes:
- the CDC42EP1 gene encoding cdc42 effector protein 1, producing MPGPQGAGGAPAMSLGKLSPVGWVSGSQGKRRLTADMISPPLGDFRHTMHVGRGGDVFGDTSFLSNHGGSSGSTHRSPRSFLAKKLQQVRRVGAPPRRMASPPAPSPAPPAVSPIIKNAISLPQLNQAAYDSLVVGKLTFDRNPASSTDGHSGYGPDSGFCTISRLPRPEKPRDRERDSAFPSEPELRRSDSLLSFRLDLDLGPSLLSELLGVMSLSEASAAETTPAPASSSPAPASSSPAPAARPPAPASNPQPRGHCPNGVTAGLSPLAEVRASVVGEGPRIPADTAPSRHWGAGWGGSQGSHRYTEIDARRELAGVLPQARASWESLDEEWGAPQAGSRAPVPSTVQANTFEFADAEEDDEVKV from the exons ATGCCAGGCCCCCAGGGGGCCGGAGGAGCCCCTGCCATGAGCCTGGGCAAGCTCTCGCCGGTTGGCTGGGTGTCCGGCTCACAGGGGAAGAGGCGGCTGACGGCAGACATGATCAGCCCCCCACTCGGCGACTTCCGCCACACCATGCACGTGGGCCGCGGCGGGGACGTCTTCGGCGACACGTCCTTCCTCAGCAACCACGGTGGCAGCTCGGGGAGCACTCACCGCTCACCCCGCAGCTTCCTGGCCAAGAAGCTACAGCAGGTGCGGAGGGTAGGGGCACCGCCCCGGCGGATGGCTTCCCCGCCCGCACCCTCGCCTGCTCCGCCCGCCGTGTCCCCCATCATCAAGAACGCCATCTCCCTGCCCCAGCTCAACCAGGCCGCCTACGACAGCCTCGTGGTCGGCAAACTCACCTTCGACCGCAACCCTGCCAGCTCCACAGACGGCCACTCCGGTTACG GCCCGGACTCCGGGTTCTGCACTATCTCCCGCCTGCCTCGCCCGGAAAAGCCTCGTGACCGAGAACGTGATAGTGCCTTCCCCTCCGAGCCCGAGCTTCGCCGCTCTGACTCCCTCCTGTCCTTCCGCCTGGACCTCGACCTGGGGCCATCTCTCCTCAGCGAGCTGCTGGGGGTCATGAGCCTTTCAGAAGCCTCTGCAGCTGAGACGACCCCAGCCCCTGCTTCAAGTTCCCCAGCCCCTGCTTCAAGTTCCCCAGCCCCTGCCGCAagacccccagcccctgcctcaaACCCCCAACCACGTGGACACTGCCCCAATGGGGTGACTGCCGGGTTGAGCCCTCTGGCTGAGGTGAGGGCCAGTGTGGTGGGAGAGGGTCCCCGTATACCTGCTGACACGGCCCCTAGCAGGCACTGGGGAGCAGGCTGGGGGGGCAGCCAGGGTAGCCACCGCTATACTGAGATCGATGCCCGGCGAGAGCTAGCGGGGGTCCTGCCCCAGGCTCGGGCTTCTTGGGAGAGCCTGGACGAAGAGTGGGGGGCACCCCAGGCGGGCAGCAGGGCCCCCGTGCCCAGCACGGTGCAAGCAAACACCTTTGAGTTTGCTGATGCTGAGGAGGACGATGAAGTCAAGGTGTGA
- the LGALS2 gene encoding galectin-2 isoform X2: protein MSGNFEIVNMDMKLGSTLKIKGKIASDAVGFALNLGQGSSKVDLHFNPRFSESVIVCNSLDGTWGEEQKDGHMCFSPGSEVKFTVTFDNDGFKVKLSDGHQLTFPNRMGHSHLSYLSIQGGLSITSFKID from the exons ATGTCG GGAAATTTTGAGATCGTGAACATGGACATGAAGTTGGGCTCAACCCTGAAGATCAAGGGCAAGATCGCCAGTGACGCCGTTGG ATTTGCCCTTAATCTGGGCCAGGGGTCATCTAAAGTCGACCTGCATTTCAACCCACGCTTCAGTGAATCCGTCATTGTCTGCAACTCACTGGATGGCAcctggggggaggagcagaaggatgGTCACATGTGCTTCAGCCCAGGGTCAGAGGTCAAG TTCACTGTGACCTTTGACAATGACGGATTCAAAGTGAAGTTGTCAGACGGGCACCAGTTGACCTTCCCCAACAGAATGGGCCACAGCCACCTGAGCTACCTGAGCATACAGGGTGGGTTGAGCATCACCTCCTTCAAGATCGACTGA
- the LGALS2 gene encoding galectin-2 isoform X1 produces the protein MTGSSPLEVSRSWPHSADLQIPKDNSLPQGQVPRTPEIVTISPPPVESLSPCAKWNDAPVLSPSRFALNLGQGSSKVDLHFNPRFSESVIVCNSLDGTWGEEQKDGHMCFSPGSEVKFTVTFDNDGFKVKLSDGHQLTFPNRMGHSHLSYLSIQGGLSITSFKID, from the exons ATGACAGGGAGCTCGCCACTTGAGGTTAGCCGTTCATGGCCACACTCAGCGGATCTTCAGATACCTAAGGACAATTCTCTCCCCCAAGGACAGGTACCCCGAACTCCTGAGATTGTCACTATCAGTCCCCCTCCTGTCGAGAGCCTTAGTCCCTGTGCCAAATGGAATGACGCTCCAGTGCTGAGTCCGAGCAG ATTTGCCCTTAATCTGGGCCAGGGGTCATCTAAAGTCGACCTGCATTTCAACCCACGCTTCAGTGAATCCGTCATTGTCTGCAACTCACTGGATGGCAcctggggggaggagcagaaggatgGTCACATGTGCTTCAGCCCAGGGTCAGAGGTCAAG TTCACTGTGACCTTTGACAATGACGGATTCAAAGTGAAGTTGTCAGACGGGCACCAGTTGACCTTCCCCAACAGAATGGGCCACAGCCACCTGAGCTACCTGAGCATACAGGGTGGGTTGAGCATCACCTCCTTCAAGATCGACTGA